One genomic window of Clostridioides sp. ES-S-0054-01 includes the following:
- the pepT gene encoding peptidase T has product MKQKVVERFLKYVSFDTTSNSQCENCPSSEGQRVLAEYIVEELKAIGVDDVSLDENSYIMATLKGNTDGVDTIGFISHLDTIEDVSGKDIKPRIIENYDGKDIVLNEELNVVTYVNDSPELVEFKGDDLIVTDGTTLLGSDDKAGIAEIVTAIEYLINHPEIKHGDIKIGFTPDEEIGRGADLFDVEKFGAKYAYTLDGGIVGELECENFNAANATITIHGRNVHPGSAKNKMVNAIHIATEISEMFPADERPETTEGYEGFWHLNSIGGNVENVSMAYIIRDHCREKFEQRKSIMIENIEKINKKYDNRVELDLKDSYYNMKEKIEPVMFIVDIAKEAMEELDIKPRLVPVRGGTDGARLSFNGLPCPNIFTGGLNFHGKNECIPVSSMEKATKLIVRIAEKYAERV; this is encoded by the coding sequence ATGAAACAAAAAGTAGTAGAAAGATTTTTAAAATACGTATCATTTGATACAACATCTAATTCTCAGTGTGAAAATTGTCCATCTTCAGAAGGTCAAAGAGTTTTAGCTGAGTATATAGTTGAAGAGCTAAAAGCAATTGGTGTTGATGATGTGAGTTTAGATGAAAATAGTTATATAATGGCTACTTTAAAGGGAAACACTGATGGTGTGGATACTATAGGATTCATATCACATTTAGATACAATTGAAGATGTTAGTGGAAAAGATATCAAACCAAGAATAATAGAAAATTATGATGGAAAAGACATAGTTTTAAATGAAGAGTTAAATGTTGTTACGTATGTAAACGATTCTCCTGAGTTAGTAGAATTCAAAGGTGACGATTTAATAGTTACTGATGGAACAACTCTACTTGGCTCTGATGATAAAGCTGGTATAGCTGAGATAGTAACTGCAATAGAATACCTGATAAATCATCCAGAAATCAAGCATGGAGATATAAAAATAGGATTTACACCAGATGAAGAAATTGGTAGAGGTGCTGATTTATTTGATGTTGAAAAATTTGGAGCAAAATATGCGTATACTTTAGATGGAGGAATAGTTGGAGAACTTGAATGTGAAAATTTCAATGCAGCAAATGCAACTATTACTATACATGGTAGAAATGTTCATCCAGGTTCAGCTAAAAATAAAATGGTAAATGCTATACATATAGCTACTGAAATATCAGAAATGTTCCCAGCAGATGAGAGACCAGAAACAACAGAAGGATATGAAGGATTTTGGCATCTAAATTCTATAGGTGGAAATGTTGAGAATGTAAGTATGGCTTATATTATTAGAGACCATTGTAGAGAAAAATTTGAACAGAGAAAATCTATTATGATAGAAAATATAGAAAAAATAAATAAGAAATATGATAATAGAGTGGAATTGGATTTAAAAGATTCTTATTACAATATGAAAGAAAAGATTGAGCCAGTTATGTTTATAGTTGATATAGCTAAGGAAGCTATGGAGGAATTAGATATAAAACCACGTTTAGTTCCTGTAAGAGGTGGTACTGATGGAGCAAGATTATCTTTTAATGGATTACCTTGTCCAAATATCTTTACTGGTGGATTAAACTTCCATGGAAAAAATGAGTGTATACCAGTTAGCTCTATGGAGAAAGCTACTAAATTAATTGTAAGAATAGCTGAAAAATATGCTGAAAGAGTTTAG
- a CDS encoding cell wall-binding repeat-containing protein has protein sequence MKIKSKKIIAFVLSFGIVMPNCVYAETTSKNQNVQVDMNYYLQNRKALKEETLIGEDRFDTAIKISQSGWNHGSERVFLVNSNSLPDALASTPLASKLDAPILLTNKNSIPESVIDEIKRLNPAEVILIGSEGAISSSVKESLEDIGVLVSRIGGADREETSLLLTKQLDDTGDLGVSKVAVVNGYNGLADATSISSPAASDNTAIIYTGKDSIRSEAKNFITQNSTETYIVGGEYSISKKLEGQLINSERLAGTDRKDTNAKVLEKFYGKSSKVNNMYFAKDGSGREADLVDGLATGVLASKTKSPVVLASGSLSNAQKSFIKKVKADKFVQVGGGKNSKPYTEALALQ, from the coding sequence TTGAAAATTAAATCTAAAAAAATAATTGCATTTGTACTTTCATTTGGGATTGTAATGCCGAATTGTGTATATGCAGAGACTACTAGTAAAAATCAAAATGTACAGGTAGATATGAATTATTATCTCCAAAATAGAAAAGCTCTAAAAGAAGAAACGTTGATTGGTGAAGATAGATTTGATACAGCCATAAAAATATCTCAAAGTGGATGGAATCATGGTTCAGAAAGGGTATTTCTAGTTAACTCAAATTCATTGCCAGATGCATTGGCTTCAACTCCTTTGGCAAGTAAGTTGGATGCACCAATACTACTTACCAATAAAAATAGTATACCAGAGAGTGTAATAGATGAAATAAAAAGGCTTAATCCAGCGGAAGTTATTTTAATTGGAAGCGAAGGAGCTATTTCATCAAGTGTAAAAGAATCTCTTGAAGATATAGGAGTATTAGTTAGTAGAATTGGTGGAGCAGATAGAGAAGAGACATCTTTACTTCTTACTAAGCAGTTAGATGACACTGGTGATTTAGGTGTCTCAAAAGTAGCAGTGGTTAATGGATATAATGGTCTAGCAGATGCAACTTCAATATCAAGCCCAGCAGCAAGTGATAATACAGCTATAATATATACAGGCAAAGATAGTATAAGAAGTGAGGCAAAGAATTTTATTACACAAAACTCAACTGAGACATACATAGTAGGTGGAGAATATAGTATAAGTAAAAAACTTGAAGGACAATTAATAAATTCAGAAAGACTAGCAGGAACAGATAGAAAAGATACTAACGCTAAAGTTTTAGAAAAGTTTTATGGGAAGTCAAGTAAGGTTAATAATATGTATTTTGCAAAAGATGGAAGTGGTAGAGAAGCTGATTTAGTTGATGGGCTTGCTACTGGAGTATTAGCATCAAAAACAAAGTCTCCTGTAGTCCTTGCAAGTGGAAGTTTAAGTAATGCACAGAAAAGTTTTATAAAAAAAGTAAAGGCTGATAAATTTGTACAAGTTGGTGGAGGTAAGAACAGTAAACCATATACAGAAGCATTAGCATTACAGTAA
- the yfcE gene encoding phosphodiesterase — MKIGIMSDTHGSLLYFEKALNVLSDCDVLLHGGDVLYHGPRNDIPEGYNPKKFIETLNKLENIVIVKGNCDADVDQMVIEHPIQSPYVMSQFGEIRIILNHGYTESEEEIIDKAKKMGADILVLGHTHVKKLYMDDSLIVINPGSTSIPKDGTHSVAIIDIIKTDDEDELELDINLIDINTGNIININE, encoded by the coding sequence ATGAAAATAGGAATAATGAGTGATACTCATGGTAGTTTACTTTACTTTGAAAAAGCGTTAAATGTATTATCTGATTGTGATGTTCTATTACATGGTGGTGATGTATTATATCATGGCCCTAGAAATGATATTCCAGAAGGATATAATCCTAAAAAATTTATTGAGACATTAAATAAATTAGAAAACATTGTGATTGTAAAAGGTAACTGCGATGCAGATGTTGACCAGATGGTTATAGAGCATCCTATTCAAAGCCCTTATGTAATGAGCCAATTTGGTGAAATTAGAATTATATTGAATCATGGTTATACAGAATCAGAAGAAGAAATTATTGACAAAGCAAAGAAAATGGGTGCTGACATATTAGTTTTAGGACATACTCATGTAAAAAAGCTATACATGGATGATAGTTTAATAGTAATAAATCCAGGAAGTACTTCTATCCCAAAAGATGGAACCCATTCTGTCGCAATTATAGATATCATAAAAACTGATGATGAAGATGAGCTTGAACTTGATATCAACTTAATTGACATCAATACTGGAAATATAATAAATATTAATGAATAA
- a CDS encoding NAD(+)/NADH kinase: MKRIITINTNQLNKSLETKELLTKKLINAGFEVYSDIYPDTELIISIGGDGSFLRTVRDFDFPEIPIMGINTGHLGFFPDILPNKIDRFIEAYIKKDYIIQEMSLLNAEVYTTTSGSNMLAVNEVVIRGDKSRTIHLNLSLDDKHIQNFSGDGMIISTSTGSTAYNYSAGGSIVDINLELMQITPLHPINTNAYRCFTSSIICSNESVIKIAPEYRFEDSVLIVVDGVEHRFRQIENIKVSISDAKIKLLRMSNYEFWHRVSEKFL, from the coding sequence ATGAAAAGAATTATAACTATAAATACAAACCAATTAAATAAGTCCCTTGAGACTAAAGAACTCTTAACTAAAAAACTTATCAATGCTGGCTTTGAAGTGTATTCAGATATTTATCCAGACACAGAACTCATTATATCAATTGGTGGTGATGGCTCTTTTTTAAGAACAGTTAGAGATTTCGATTTTCCTGAGATTCCTATAATGGGAATAAATACAGGTCATCTTGGGTTTTTTCCTGATATTTTACCAAATAAGATTGATAGATTTATTGAAGCTTATATAAAGAAAGACTATATTATTCAAGAAATGTCACTTCTTAATGCTGAAGTATATACAACTACTAGTGGCTCCAACATGCTTGCTGTAAATGAGGTTGTTATAAGAGGAGACAAGTCTAGGACTATACATCTAAATTTAAGCCTTGATGATAAACATATACAAAATTTTAGTGGAGATGGTATGATTATTTCTACTTCTACAGGTTCAACCGCCTACAACTATTCTGCTGGAGGTAGTATTGTTGATATAAATCTTGAACTTATGCAGATTACACCTTTACATCCAATAAATACCAACGCATATAGGTGCTTTACATCAAGCATAATATGTTCAAATGAATCTGTTATAAAAATTGCACCAGAATATAGATTTGAAGATTCTGTATTGATTGTCGTTGATGGAGTTGAGCACAGATTTAGACAAATTGAAAATATAAAAGTTAGCATATCTGATGCAAAAATAAAATTACTTAGGATGTCAAACTACGAATTTTGGCATAGAGTATCTGAAAAATTTTTATAG
- a CDS encoding ABC transporter ATP-binding protein has translation MFKVRNITKKLGKFKLSNINLELKEGDIAGIIGPNGSGKTTLIKIIMGIIDADEGEIELCNETIENSPISFKNNIGFVYDSLQFYPHLKVKEFRKIVSLFYKNFDRKIFDEYLNKFDIEENMHIKNLSKGQSEKLMLSSALSHDAKLLILDEPTAGIDPIVRTEIMQYLQDFVKNGKSSVIISTHNTDNLIKIADYLVFINRGNQIFTVKKELIEQEYKLIRANKAELEAIKENIVGVKEYKYYNEALVKVGSSLKVKSLLIEIDKHKVKNPTIEELMYYYVNEVK, from the coding sequence GTGTTTAAGGTAAGGAATATCACAAAGAAATTAGGAAAATTCAAGTTAAGTAATATAAACCTAGAGTTAAAGGAAGGGGATATTGCTGGGATTATAGGACCAAATGGTTCTGGAAAGACGACTTTAATAAAAATTATAATGGGGATTATTGATGCAGATGAAGGCGAAATTGAACTTTGTAATGAAACTATTGAAAATTCTCCAATAAGTTTTAAAAACAATATTGGTTTTGTATATGATTCTTTACAATTTTATCCACATTTAAAGGTTAAGGAATTTAGAAAAATAGTGTCTTTATTTTATAAGAATTTTGATAGAAAAATATTTGATGAATACCTTAATAAGTTTGATATAGAGGAAAATATGCATATTAAAAATTTATCTAAAGGTCAATCTGAGAAACTTATGTTGTCAAGTGCACTTAGTCATGATGCTAAGTTATTGATTTTGGATGAACCAACTGCTGGGATAGACCCCATTGTAAGAACTGAAATAATGCAGTATTTACAAGACTTTGTGAAAAATGGAAAGAGCAGTGTAATAATTTCTACTCATAATACTGATAATCTAATTAAAATTGCTGATTATCTTGTTTTTATAAATAGAGGAAATCAGATTTTTACTGTTAAGAAAGAATTAATAGAACAAGAATATAAACTAATTAGAGCAAATAAAGCAGAATTAGAAGCAATTAAAGAAAACATAGTTGGTGTGAAAGAGTATAAATATTATAATGAGGCACTTGTTAAAGTTGGAAGTAGCTTGAAAGTAAAAAGCCTGTTGATAGAAATTGATAAGCATAAGGTCAAAAATCCTACTATAGAAGAACTAATGTATTATTATGTAAATGAGGTGAAATAA
- a CDS encoding ABC-2 transporter permease, translating into MFNLIRKDLIIGISSDGIRNLKYILLFFVFYFFLNSISYYTVSVVVSYLMFINTFECDYENDSRIFIRSMPVSIEDIVYSKYLLGAGLIISVTTFVSLVSKLTSLVFFRNMVLNDVFFSVNIFLAILAILLPLIFKFGYGKIKVCGLIVSILIYFVYGSLLKTISMAVYQVKHFNYSKIGGVYLSNYVTDMANTKYINLYSMTFLTIIIFIISMYFSIRISKKNKFNY; encoded by the coding sequence ATGTTCAATTTAATAAGGAAAGATTTAATAATAGGGATTAGTTCAGATGGTATCCGTAATTTAAAGTACATATTGCTGTTTTTTGTGTTTTATTTTTTCCTTAATTCAATTTCATATTATACAGTAAGCGTTGTTGTGAGTTATTTAATGTTTATAAATACATTTGAGTGTGATTATGAAAATGATTCAAGGATTTTTATAAGGAGTATGCCAGTTAGTATAGAAGACATAGTTTATTCAAAATATTTATTAGGTGCAGGGTTAATAATTTCTGTAACAACATTTGTGTCTTTAGTGAGTAAATTGACATCACTAGTATTCTTTAGGAATATGGTTTTAAATGATGTGTTTTTTTCTGTAAATATATTTTTAGCAATTTTGGCAATCTTACTTCCTTTAATTTTTAAATTTGGATATGGAAAAATAAAAGTTTGTGGTCTCATAGTAAGTATTTTAATTTATTTTGTATATGGAAGTCTTTTAAAGACGATTAGCATGGCTGTATATCAAGTAAAGCATTTTAATTATAGTAAAATTGGAGGAGTATATCTTTCAAATTATGTAACTGATATGGCTAATACTAAATATATAAATTTATACAGTATGACATTTTTAACAATAATAATTTTTATAATATCTATGTATTTTTCTATTAGGATTTCAAAAAAGAATAAGTTTAATTATTAA
- a CDS encoding YbaK/EbsC family protein, with product MSISNVKEYFKQFGKEDSILEFEQSSATVELAAEAAGVIPARIAKTLSFKIGDDAILIVTAGDAKIDNKKYKAEFSCKAKMLTPEEVLEFTGHAIGGVCPFGLKNSLKVYLDDSMKRFDTVFPACGSSNSAIELTCEEMEKFSKCEKWVDVCKNW from the coding sequence ATGTCAATAAGTAATGTAAAAGAGTATTTTAAACAATTTGGAAAAGAAGATAGCATATTAGAATTTGAACAATCTAGTGCTACTGTAGAACTTGCAGCTGAGGCAGCAGGGGTCATTCCAGCAAGAATAGCTAAGACACTTTCATTTAAAATAGGAGATGATGCAATCTTAATTGTAACGGCTGGTGATGCTAAGATTGATAATAAGAAATATAAGGCTGAATTTAGTTGTAAGGCTAAAATGCTGACACCAGAAGAGGTTTTGGAGTTTACTGGACATGCCATTGGTGGTGTTTGTCCATTTGGATTAAAAAATTCTCTAAAAGTGTATTTAGATGATTCAATGAAGAGATTTGATACAGTATTTCCTGCATGTGGAAGTAGTAATTCTGCAATAGAGCTTACATGTGAAGAAATGGAGAAGTTTTCTAAATGTGAAAAATGGGTAGATGTTTGTAAAAATTGGTAA
- a CDS encoding acyl-CoA dehydrogenase: MDLNSKKYQMLKELYVSFAENEVKPLATELDEEERFPYETVEKMAKAGMMGIPYPKEYGGEGGDTVGYIMAVEELSRVCGTTGVILSAHTSLGSWPIYQYGNEEQKQKFLRPLASGEKLGAFGLTEPNAGTDASGQQTTAVLDGDEYILNGSKIFITNAIAGDIYVVMAMTDKSKGNKGISAFIVEKGTPGFSFGVKEKKMGIRGSATSELIFEDCRIPKENLLGKEGQGFKIAMSTLDGGRIGIAAQALGLAQGAIDETVKYVKERVQFGRPLSKFQNTQFQLADMEVKVQAARHLVYQAAINKDLGKPYGVEAAMAKLFAAETAMEVTTKAVQLHGGYGYTRDYPVERMMRDAKITEIYEGTSEVQRMVISGKLLK; encoded by the coding sequence ATGGATTTAAATTCTAAAAAATATCAGATGCTTAAAGAGTTATATGTAAGCTTCGCTGAAAATGAAGTTAAACCTTTAGCAACAGAACTTGATGAAGAAGAAAGATTTCCTTATGAAACAGTGGAAAAGATGGCAAAAGCAGGAATGATGGGTATACCGTATCCAAAAGAATATGGTGGAGAAGGTGGAGACACAGTAGGGTACATAATGGCGGTTGAAGAATTGTCTAGAGTTTGTGGTACTACAGGTGTTATCCTATCAGCTCATACATCTCTTGGTTCATGGCCTATATATCAATATGGTAATGAAGAACAAAAACAAAAATTCTTAAGACCATTAGCAAGTGGAGAAAAATTAGGCGCATTTGGTCTTACTGAGCCTAATGCTGGTACAGATGCGTCTGGGCAACAAACAACTGCTGTTTTAGATGGAGATGAATACATACTTAATGGCTCAAAAATATTTATAACAAACGCAATAGCTGGTGACATATATGTAGTAATGGCAATGACTGATAAATCTAAGGGTAACAAAGGAATATCAGCATTTATAGTTGAAAAAGGAACTCCTGGATTTAGCTTTGGTGTTAAAGAAAAGAAAATGGGTATAAGAGGTTCAGCTACTAGTGAGTTAATATTTGAAGATTGTAGAATACCTAAAGAAAATTTACTTGGAAAAGAAGGTCAAGGATTTAAGATAGCAATGTCTACTCTTGATGGTGGTAGAATTGGTATAGCTGCACAAGCTTTAGGTTTAGCACAAGGTGCTATTGATGAAACAGTTAAATATGTAAAAGAGAGAGTGCAGTTTGGTAGACCACTATCAAAATTCCAAAATACACAATTCCAATTAGCTGACATGGAAGTTAAAGTACAAGCGGCTAGACATCTTGTATATCAAGCAGCTATAAATAAAGACTTAGGAAAACCTTATGGAGTGGAAGCAGCAATGGCAAAACTATTTGCAGCTGAGACAGCTATGGAAGTTACTACAAAAGCTGTACAACTTCATGGTGGATATGGATATACTCGTGATTATCCAGTAGAAAGAATGATGAGAGATGCTAAAATAACTGAAATATATGAAGGAACTAGTGAAGTTCAAAGAATGGTTATTTCAGGAAAATTATTAAAATAG
- a CDS encoding electron transfer flavoprotein subunit beta/FixA family protein: MNIVVCIKQVPDTTEVKLDPNTGTLIRDGVPSIINPDDKAGLEEAIKLKEEMGAHITVITMGPPQADMALKEALAMGADRAILLTDRAFAGADTWATSSALAGALKNIDFDIIIAGRQAIDGDTAQVGPQIAEHLNLPSITYAEEIKTEGEYVLVKRQFEDCCHDLKVKMPCLITTLKDMNTPRYMKVGRIYDAFENDVVETWTVKDIEVDPSNLGLKGSPTSVFKSFTKSVKPAGTIYNEDAKTSAGIIIDKLKEKYII; encoded by the coding sequence ATGAATATAGTCGTTTGTATAAAACAAGTTCCAGATACAACAGAAGTTAAACTAGATCCTAATACAGGTACTTTAATTAGGGATGGAGTACCAAGTATAATAAACCCTGATGATAAAGCAGGTTTAGAAGAAGCTATAAAATTAAAAGAAGAAATGGGCGCTCATATAACAGTAATAACAATGGGACCTCCTCAAGCAGATATGGCTTTAAAAGAAGCTTTAGCAATGGGTGCAGATAGAGCAATATTATTAACAGATAGAGCATTTGCAGGTGCTGATACTTGGGCAACTTCATCAGCATTAGCAGGAGCATTAAAAAATATAGATTTTGATATTATAATAGCTGGAAGACAGGCTATTGATGGTGATACTGCACAAGTTGGACCTCAAATAGCTGAACATTTAAATCTTCCATCAATAACATATGCTGAAGAAATAAAAACTGAAGGTGAATATGTATTAGTAAAAAGACAATTTGAAGATTGTTGTCATGACTTAAAAGTTAAAATGCCATGCCTTATAACAACTCTTAAAGATATGAACACACCAAGATACATGAAAGTTGGAAGAATATATGATGCTTTCGAAAATGATGTAGTAGAAACATGGACTGTAAAAGATATAGAAGTTGACCCTTCTAATTTAGGTCTTAAAGGTTCTCCAACTAGTGTATTTAAATCATTTACAAAATCAGTTAAACCAGCTGGTACAATATATAACGAAGATGCGAAAACATCAGCTGGAATTATCATAGATAAATTAAAAGAGAAGTACATCATATAA
- a CDS encoding electron transfer flavoprotein subunit alpha/FixB family protein, which translates to MGNVLVVIEQRENVIQTVSLELLGKATEIAKDYDTKVSALLLGSKVEGLIDTLAHYGADEVIVVDDEALAVYTTEPYTKAAYEAIKAADPIVVLFGATSIGRDLAPRVSARIHTGLTADCTGLAVAEDTKLLLMTRPAFGGNIMATIVCKDFRPQMSTVRPGVMKKNEPDETKEAVINRFKVEFNEDDKLVQVVKVIKEAKKQVKIEDAKILVSAGRGMGGKENLDILYELAEIIGGEVSGSRATIDAGWLDKARQVGQTGKTVRPDLYIACGISGAIQHIAGMEDAEFIVAINKNPEAPIFKYADVGIVGDVHKVLPELISQLSVAKEKGEVLAN; encoded by the coding sequence ATGGGTAACGTTTTAGTAGTAATAGAACAAAGAGAAAATGTAATTCAAACAGTTTCTTTAGAATTACTAGGAAAGGCTACAGAAATAGCAAAAGATTATGATACAAAAGTTTCTGCATTACTTTTAGGTAGTAAGGTAGAAGGTTTAATAGATACATTAGCGCATTATGGTGCAGATGAAGTAATAGTAGTAGATGATGAAGCTTTAGCAGTGTATACAACTGAACCATATACAAAAGCAGCTTATGAAGCAATAAAAGCAGCTGACCCAATAGTTGTATTATTTGGTGCAACTTCAATAGGTAGAGATTTAGCACCTAGAGTTTCTGCAAGAATACATACAGGTCTTACTGCTGACTGTACAGGTCTTGCAGTAGCTGAAGATACAAAGTTATTATTAATGACAAGACCTGCCTTTGGTGGAAATATAATGGCAACAATAGTTTGTAAAGACTTCAGACCTCAAATGTCTACAGTTAGACCAGGAGTTATGAAGAAAAATGAGCCTGATGAAACTAAAGAAGCTGTAATCAATCGTTTCAAGGTAGAATTTAATGAGGATGACAAACTAGTTCAAGTTGTAAAAGTAATAAAAGAGGCTAAAAAACAAGTTAAAATAGAAGATGCTAAGATATTAGTTTCTGCTGGACGTGGAATGGGTGGAAAAGAAAACTTAGACATACTTTATGAATTAGCTGAAATTATAGGTGGAGAAGTTTCTGGATCTCGTGCCACTATAGATGCAGGATGGTTAGATAAAGCAAGACAAGTTGGTCAAACTGGTAAAACTGTAAGACCAGACCTTTATATAGCATGTGGTATATCTGGAGCAATACAACATATAGCTGGTATGGAAGATGCTGAGTTTATAGTTGCTATAAATAAAAATCCAGAAGCCCCAATATTTAAATATGCTGATGTTGGTATAGTTGGAGACGTTCATAAGGTACTTCCAGAACTTATCAGTCAGTTAAGTGTTGCAAAAGAAAAAGGTGAAGTTTTAGCTAACTAA
- a CDS encoding enoyl-CoA hydratase/isomerase family protein, with protein MSTSDVKVYENVAVEVDGNICTVKMNRPKALNAINSKTLEELYEVFVDINNDEAIDVVILTGEGKAFVAGADIAYMKDLDAVAAKDFSSLGAKAFGEIESSKKVVIAAVNGFALGGGCELAMACDIRIASAKAKFGQPEVTLGITPGYGGTQRLTRLVGMAKAKELIFTGKVIKADEAERIGLVNRVVEPEVLIEEVEKLAKIIAKNAQLAVRYSKEAIQLGAQTDINTGIDIESNLFGLCFSTKDQKEGMSAFVEKREANFIKG; from the coding sequence ATGAGTACAAGTGATGTTAAAGTTTATGAGAATGTAGCTGTTGAAGTAGATGGAAATATATGTACAGTGAAAATGAATAGACCTAAAGCCCTTAATGCAATAAATTCAAAGACTTTAGAAGAACTTTATGAAGTATTTGTAGATATTAACAATGATGAAGCTATTGATGTTGTAATATTGACAGGGGAAGGAAAAGCGTTTGTAGCTGGAGCAGATATTGCATACATGAAGGATTTAGATGCTGTGGCTGCTAAAGATTTTAGTAGCTTAGGAGCTAAAGCTTTTGGAGAAATAGAAAGTAGTAAAAAAGTAGTAATAGCTGCTGTAAATGGGTTTGCTTTAGGTGGAGGATGCGAACTTGCAATGGCGTGTGATATAAGAATTGCATCTGCTAAAGCTAAATTTGGTCAACCAGAAGTAACTCTTGGAATAACTCCAGGATATGGGGGAACTCAAAGACTTACAAGATTGGTTGGAATGGCAAAGGCAAAAGAATTAATCTTTACAGGTAAAGTTATAAAAGCTGATGAAGCTGAAAGAATAGGTTTAGTAAATAGAGTTGTTGAGCCAGAAGTTTTGATAGAAGAAGTTGAGAAACTAGCTAAGATAATAGCTAAAAATGCTCAGCTTGCAGTTAGATACTCTAAAGAAGCAATACAACTTGGTGCTCAAACTGATATAAATACTGGAATAGATATAGAATCTAATTTATTCGGTCTTTGTTTTTCAACTAAAGACCAAAAAGAAGGAATGTCAGCTTTCGTTGAAAAAAGAGAAGCTAACTTTATAAAAGGGTAA
- a CDS encoding 3-hydroxybutyryl-CoA dehydrogenase, whose amino-acid sequence MKLAVIGSGTMGSGIVQTFASCGHDVCLKSRTQGAIDKCLGLLDKNLTKLVTKGKIDEATKTEILSHVSSTTNYEDLKDMDLIIEASVEDMNIKKDVFKLLDEICKEDTILATNTSSLSITEIASSTKRADKVIGMHFFNPVPMMKLVEVISGQLTSKVTFDTVFELSKSINKVPVDVSESPGFVVNRILVPMINEAVGIYADGVASKEEIDEAMKLGANHPMGPLALGDLIGLDVVLAIMNVLYTEFGDTKYRPHPLLAKMVRANQLGRKTKIGFYDYNK is encoded by the coding sequence ATGAAATTAGCTGTAATAGGTAGTGGAACTATGGGAAGTGGTATTGTACAAACTTTTGCAAGTTGTGGTCATGATGTATGTTTAAAGAGTAGAACTCAAGGTGCTATAGATAAATGTTTAGGTTTGTTAGATAAAAATTTAACTAAGTTAGTTACTAAAGGAAAAATAGACGAAGCTACAAAAACAGAAATATTAAGTCATGTTAGCTCAACTACTAATTATGAAGATTTAAAAGATATGGATTTAATCATAGAAGCATCTGTAGAAGATATGAACATAAAGAAAGATGTTTTCAAGTTATTAGATGAAATATGTAAAGAAGATACTATTTTAGCAACAAATACTTCATCATTATCTATAACAGAAATAGCTTCTTCTACTAAGAGAGCAGATAAAGTTATAGGAATGCATTTCTTCAATCCAGTTCCTATGATGAAATTAGTTGAGGTTATAAGTGGTCAGTTAACGTCAAAAGTTACTTTTGATACAGTATTTGAATTATCTAAGAGTATCAATAAAGTACCAGTAGATGTATCTGAATCTCCTGGATTTGTAGTAAACAGAATACTTGTACCTATGATAAATGAAGCTGTTGGTATATACGCAGATGGTGTTGCAAGTAAGGAAGAAATAGATGAAGCCATGAAATTAGGTGCAAACCATCCAATGGGACCATTAGCATTAGGTGATTTAATAGGATTAGATGTTGTTTTAGCTATAATGAACGTTCTATATACTGAATTTGGAGATACTAAATATAGACCTCACCCACTTTTAGCTAAAATGGTTAGAGCTAACCAATTAGGAAGAAAAACTAAAATAGGATTCTATGACTATAATAAATAA